A single genomic interval of Nitrospinota bacterium harbors:
- a CDS encoding purine-binding chemotaxis protein CheW: MDNDFDLEIDDDGEDLQKDKYLTFRISGEGYGLEIRHVIEIIGIQKITEVPDMPAYVKGMINLRGTVIPIIDVRARFGLDPKEYDNRTCIVVVTLNETVVGLIVDEVSEVVNILENNMEPPPKVSRGPNSRFIQGLGKVEESVRLILEVKKLLYDEEPAEEALAEN; this comes from the coding sequence ATGGACAACGATTTCGACCTTGAAATAGACGACGACGGGGAGGACCTGCAGAAGGACAAATACCTCACCTTCCGCATATCCGGCGAGGGGTATGGGCTGGAAATCCGCCATGTGATCGAGATCATCGGCATCCAGAAGATAACCGAGGTGCCGGACATGCCCGCCTACGTCAAGGGGATGATAAACCTTCGCGGCACCGTCATCCCGATAATAGACGTGCGCGCCAGGTTCGGGCTCGACCCGAAGGAGTATGACAACAGGACATGCATCGTGGTGGTCACGCTCAATGAAACGGTGGTGGGGCTGATCGTTGACGAGGTGAGCGAGGTTGTGAACATTTTAGAGAACAATATGGAGCCTCCTCCGAAGGTGAGCCGCGGCCCAAACAGCCGGTTCATCCAGGGGCTCGGCAAGGTGGAGGAATCGGTGCGGCTGATTCTGGAAGTAAAAAAACTGTTATATGACGAGGAGCCGGCGGAAGAGGCGCTGGCGGAGAACTGA